Sequence from the Melitaea cinxia chromosome 18, ilMelCinx1.1, whole genome shotgun sequence genome:
aaaaaaaatacagtctaattaagaacctcctccttttttggaagtcggttaacaaaagaATAACAGTAACCGAAACATAACTAAACGAACCATTTCGTGCCGAAGTGTGTGTCAAActaatcacaataaaaaagaCTCATGTACTATGTTGTCatcaaatttttttgttcaattaaatttacaaaacaaagttCTTGTTGAAAAACCCTTATATTACTtgtacctaaataaaaaaaaaaaaatagaataaattgtaaataatcttTACGTTCTTAATTACAGAAATCTCACATGTCTTCAAAATATGGTATGGATATTTATCTAAAGAACGACTTTTTACAAAATACAGGaaggtatttataaatattttgatttggaAATACATTGTAAACgacaaatacatttattaattaagaattttttttactaaattttcaaacacttttatttttgcGTAGTTTCAAAGAGAGAGGAGCACGTAACGCATTACTCCTTCTTTCGCCGGAAGCCAAAGAACGTGGTGTCATATCTGCGTCTTTGGGGAACCATTCCCAGGGTCTAAGTTACCATGCGAAGCAGCTGAAGATACCTACAACTGTAGTTATGCCTAACGTGGCCCCAATTATGAAGATAGAGAAATGTAAATCTTTTGGTGCCAATGTCATCATACACGGTCATGATATGAAAGAAGCGAAGCATCACGCTATGACGCTTTCGAAGGAGAAAAACCTCACTTATATTAACGGGTAATTTAATCGGCTGTTAAAATAAGTGTTTTATACTAAAGTATGTTTCTAGTACAGAAGGCGAAAGAGAGGGtgattatttaatcaaaaattattagaGTATTCTTTAAGAAACGATTTAAGGTccgatgtataaaaaaatatggggaGTGAAATCTTGTGAAACAGTAACGCTTAGCAATGACGTCGAGACAAACGTTTTACAGCGCTTTTGActgtatctatctatacatgtatacatataataaattggtgggaaagtcaaaactgtacattgaatattttttttttaaaatacttgggctgtgatttacaatcgacaccgaagccaaaattatagtttttagaatttttttacattacatactagcgacccgccccggcttcgcacgggcgcaatgctgatactaaatatactacagaatgtcttcatttatagtgtgaagctaactTATTATggttacataataacaacaacattcaaatacttgtcgttagattacacgttgttacagaatgcgttgaagaaataaaggttcactgctcgttccccgtaggtgatagcgtgataatatgtatcctatatgttgaccccgACTTctgaataatatttgtgccaaatttgaagtaaatctatgcagtactttttgagtttatcccggtcatacatacagataaacagacacacagacaaacagacaaaaattctaaaaactatatttttggcttcggtatcgattgtagatcacaccccaagtattcttttaaaaaaatattcaatgtacagttttgactttcctaccattttattatatgtatagatattggTATAATAGTATTCCAGCAGTAGGTATATACCTACTGTTCTGATACGGAGAGCAagcgtcaatttttttttattattttagtgttatttttatttattgtaatttaactcaattaattcaacattttaatttttaaatatcatttttcatAAGGAGTAAATTCCAGTTGGCATCGGAGccgacacacacttttttattatgcTATCTGTTCTTTTTATACTTCTGAATTTACTTTAAATGGTATTTGTCACTTTTATGTGATAGTTACGACCATCCTCATATAATGGCTGGACAGGGGACTGTGGGTTTAGAAATATTGGAACAAGTGCCTGACATTGACGCAGTGTTGGTACCAGTTGGAGGCGGTGGATTACTAGCGGGTGTAGCTACTGCAGTGAAGCATCTTAAACCACACGTTCTTGTTTATGTAAGTAAGGCATTAAGTTGCGTATTTTTAGAACAGAAAATCGTCTGTATGCATGTTCAAACAAATaagaatcaacaaaaaaattatgaattattttacttCATTTAGCTCTTTTGACCAAAGTTAGACACGGTTATAAAgcttattgataaatattggAATGTATTAGGtattttgtacgatttttatttttgtgttacacacacattaggaattctaaacattttttattattttttaatatcatatcaaaaatcgaccgttccagcggggatcgaacctgcatttccgactgaccgtgtcggtgctctagccaattaagctatggaacggtGTACTCGTTacatcgaaatttttgatatgatgatttttatattcggtttaagcgaatcgAAGCATCATCAATTAGAcccattttttttcttaaagtaGTGATTATTGTTAGAATACCTACgtcgtttttaaatttaacaatttattggaacgaagttccttacggcaggcttgacatttggcggggcgaccgaactgaaaaaaatgtgatactaaaaccgtaagaaaaatatataacggaagtgacgtgatcagtcacacgactgtataatatgacgtttgtaaaactaaaatatagtaaacttttttaaaattatttatgtaattttatactgtagacaaaaaaataaaataaagacacatgtttgtttatttcactaaatagtttgaattacttgaattattataattattttgtttcgtttattttattttacggtatttcttattttctaaaatactaaatttcctaaatacttttatgtacttaattaaaaaccaatcaacaaaataaaaaaaaaaacaacctgaaaatatatataaaaatcaacttttttaattgtgttacttctatactatccgaaggaacttcgttcctaccggtgtcccatgacaccacatatttttttatgttataatatatgttaatGGGACACTAAATATGTCAAAttctatattgttttctaatgtaaTACGTGAACTTTactcatttaaatgaaacaactttttcggattttggATTGGATCACAGTGAACGTGTACaaccagccaccgtcgaacgagtacctgctgtgctaccttttatgaaagaggtcactgacaagattggcttcatcctaaagcgagcttctataaaaactttcttcaagccgccaaaaacgataagtcaatttttaccatctgtcaagtgtcatataacccttacaagatgcaggagtacacaagcttgattgtgactgtggtctctcttatataggacaaacaaaacgatcgattAAAACTCGCGAAAGAACATATGAAACATCGTtgctatactaagtccgcaatccgtgaacacagtctagacacagttagccattatattagattcgataaaccacagatcctcgcaaaagaacaccgatttcaaccaaggatgatccgtgaggctaaagaaattaaaaaacatccaaatttcaatagagaagatggctggctataaccacctgcttgggatcctattattaatataattaaatcaaaaaccaaacataatttaccacagattgaggactcaattagcacattctgcgtagataggactaaataaaatattgatgtatgttgGGTaatttcgaataactttgtaacgttaggacgtctgacacctcagtcctcccgtgaccacggttgctgtaaagtatccgaaacgtcggcaATCAAAAAAGTTagtaaaccgcgataaaatccgaaaaagttgtttcacttAAATGTCAAATTCTATGTAAAATCAGGCCATTTGGcctgataatgatgataatttgTTTATAGGGAGCGGAAACAGAAAAATGTCCAAGTATGGAAGTAGCTTTGGCGAAAGATGAACCAGTAAATGTGGAAATTCGATCAACACTAGCTGATGGTCTTGCGGTACCTACCGTTGGATACAATGCACTTGCCACGATCAAGCCACTCATTGATCGAATGGTAAGTGAATCAAATGCTCTACATACATGCATAAAACATCGCTATAGCTATTATTTGATGATTTAACTAATCTGGTTTCGTTTCTtttgaaccgacttcaaaaaaacgaagacgttctcaattcgattatattttttgtttcgtagacaaaataataatagatcttCACTtcttacaataaatattgataacatttcattaaacaattataataaatttattacgacATGTATAACAGTAGGTATATACGTAGCTTGTTGTATAATCTATactatacacaaataaataaaattggagtgtctgtttgtaatattaaaataaccgctttttactaaatgcataaggATGTATATACGATACCACCAAAATAACATCTTTTACAATtgttgtctatctgtctgtttgttccggctaatctctgaaacggctggagaAAATTTTGACTGGACATTTACTGGCAGAGATAGCtaatatagtaaggagtaacttaggcaatttttattttagaaatttatttattttataactttgcgaactgaacaataacatttttggtAAATGCCACGCGGACGaggtcgcgggcacagctagtatatgtatatgaaaCAAAGAGATAACCTTTGTTTAATTAACCTAATCGTATAAAATCGTTTGACCCATTATAAAGACAAATGAtaacgctattaaaaaaaaattgttattaggaactacaattttattgttggtttaagatccgaacctaagtcgatcttcaccgagctgataatagaatgagacatactttaaaatatagGGTTGCCTAAAAAAATTCTGGACCGACTGTtttaattcttctttttttatcttctaCTACGAATATGTGTCATACAATCAGACCACAGTTAAGAAATCATATAATTTCTTCTGGTTTGAGTTCcgatatttgttaaattatgtaCAAGGCGTTTTTGTTAAGAATTCGCCAT
This genomic interval carries:
- the LOC123662469 gene encoding L-threonine ammonia-lyase-like translates to MEQYEIRRNSTVEFDPMCDKSNPQKISFEDVSAAAFRIQSGIIKTPCVKSHMSSKYGMDIYLKNDFLQNTGSFKERGARNALLLLSPEAKERGVISASLGNHSQGLSYHAKQLKIPTTVVMPNVAPIMKIEKCKSFGANVIIHGHDMKEAKHHAMTLSKEKNLTYINGYDHPHIMAGQGTVGLEILEQVPDIDAVLVPVGGGGLLAGVATAVKHLKPHVLVYGAETEKCPSMEVALAKDEPVNVEIRSTLADGLAVPTVGYNALATIKPLIDRMITVHEDWIARAILRLVEQEKFVVEGGGAVCVAAIMAGLVPELAGKKVVCILSGGNIDTTILGRCLERGLAAEQRLVKFKVTVSDRPGGIAELCKLIASIGVSIKDIIQERAWVYGDIFSVRVKAVCETRGPEHTNELRSMITNSYREWYFSRECDLSHRRPSTDSLDDVIH